The Sebastes umbrosus isolate fSebUmb1 chromosome 4, fSebUmb1.pri, whole genome shotgun sequence genome has a window encoding:
- the LOC119487383 gene encoding cAMP-regulated phosphoprotein 19-like, which translates to MTGCCCSTRLVSRSQLHLLSSRRKELLERQNRTGSNTAMSEEVDETRPAEEQQEMEDKVISPEKAEEAKLKARFPNLGAKPGGSDFLRKRLQKGPKYFDSGDYNMAKAKMKNKQLPSAPTEKTEITGGHIPTPQDLPQRKTSIVASKLAG; encoded by the exons atgacaggctgctgctgctcaaccCGCCTAGTGAGTCGCTCCCAGCTGCACCTTTTATCCTCCAGAAGAAAAGAGCTGCTTGAACGGCAAAACCGTACAGGATCCAATACAGCTATGTCTGAGGAGGTTGACGAGACGAGGCCTGCAGAGGAACAGCAG gaaatGGAGGATAAAGTAATCAGTCCAGAGAAAGCAGAGGAGGCCAAACTGAAGGCCAGGTTTCCTAACCTAGGAGCCAAGCCTGGAGGCTCAGACTTTCTCAGGAAAAGACTCCAGAAGGGG CCAAAGTATTTTGACTCTGGTGACTACAACATGGCCAAGGCAAAAATGAAGAACAAGCAGTTGCCATCAGCCCCGACGGAGAAGACGGAGATCACAGGGGGGCACATCCCAACACCTCAGGACCTGCCTCAAAGAAAGACTTCAATCGTAGCCAGCAAACTGGCTGGTTGA
- the rsl24d1 gene encoding probable ribosome biogenesis protein RLP24: MRIEKCYFCSGPVYPGHGVMFVRNDCKSFRFCKSKCHKNFKKKRNPRKTRWTKAFRKATGKELTVDNALEFEKRRNLPVKYNRGLWDKTVEAMKRVEEIKTKRQARFIMNRLKKGKQLEKEEAITEVKKNIHLIKAPHAGKAKQMEAKMVQKLQEDVDMGDEDL; the protein is encoded by the exons ATGCGCATCGAAAAGTGTTATTTCTGCTCGGGGCCAGTGTACCCCGGGCATGGGGTGATGTTTGTAAGGAACGACTGCAAG tCATTCAGATTCTGCAAGTCAAAATGCCACAAGAACTTCAAGAAGAAGCGTAACCCAAGAAAAACCAGATGGACCAAAGCATTCAGAAAGGCAACAGGAAAGGAATTGACAGTG GATAACGCCCTGGAGTTTGAGAAGAGGAGAAATCTCCCTGTTAAATATAACAGGGGTCTGTGGGACAAGACAG TGGAAGCAATGAAGAGGGTGGAAGAAATAAAAACGAAACGACAGGCGAGATTTATCATGAACAG ACTAAAGAAGGGCAAACAATTGGAGAAGGAAGAGGCCATCACCGAAGTGAAGAAGAATATTCACCTTATCAAAGCACCACATGCAG GAAAGGCCAAACAGATGGAAGCCAAAATGGTGCAGAAGTTACAAGAAGACGTGGACATGGGGGATGAAGATCTCTAA